The Myxococcus guangdongensis DNA segment CTCCAATCGTCCATGAGCTGGCGGGCCCGGGAGACATCGAGCAGCCGATGCTCTGGGCGCTGTCGCTCGGCGCCGTCGTCCAAACGGTCCGCGCTGGTGGACTCGGGCCCACAGACTCCCCGCGGGCAGTTGTCGCCGCGGGGCTCTCTCGTGTCCTCGCGGTGCCCGTGCACACGGGCTACGTGGAGGCCCAGGCCGGCGCCTCCGGATCGAGCTCACCACGGAGCTGGCGCAGGCCGCGCTCGAAGTCCTCGCGGATGCGATGGCGCTCGGGCGACTTGGGTGTCGGCGTGAGCGTCGCACGGGGGCTCTCCTTCTCGCGAGAAGGGGCGCCGCGCTGTGGGTGGCAGCTATTCCTCGTCGAGTGCCTCTAGTTGAATCTGCGCCACGTCTCGATAGTGCGGGACAACCTCGACGTCCAGAATGGCTTCGAGGACACGACGGGCTGCCTCATTGTCGCCGGCTTGCTGGTGCTTGTATGCCTGCGACGTCGCGCGCCCCAGCCGGACGGAGCCCTCGCGGATGCGGCGCGCAATCTCCTCGAGGAGTACGCGAGCTGTCGCCTCGGCTTGGAGGGACTGTTCCGTTGCGGGCGCAGGCAGGGCAACCTCTGCTGCACGGAGGCGGAGGATGTCCCGCAGTTCGT contains these protein-coding regions:
- a CDS encoding DUSAM domain-containing protein translates to MNWDDIQDLERRVLMDGESLVLTDELRDILRLRAAEVALPAPATEQSLQAEATARVLLEEIARRIREGSVRLGRATSQAYKHQQAGDNEAARRVLEAILDVEVVPHYRDVAQIQLEALDEE